In Streptomyces qaidamensis, one DNA window encodes the following:
- a CDS encoding MBL fold metallo-hydrolase codes for MKLTKKSHACIRLEKDGRTLVLDPGAFTEEDAALGADAILVTHEHPDHFDEFRLRAAMEDNPAAELWTLKSVAEKISAAFPGRVHTVGHGDTFTAAGFDVQVHGELHAVIHPDIPRITNVGYLVDGGRVFHPGDALTVPDHPVQTLMLPVMAPWSKISEVIDYVREVRPQRAYDIHDALLTDLARPIYDRQIGHLGGAQHLRLTPGESAEV; via the coding sequence ATGAAGCTCACGAAGAAGTCGCACGCCTGCATCCGCCTGGAGAAGGACGGCCGGACCCTCGTCCTCGACCCCGGCGCCTTCACCGAGGAGGACGCCGCGCTCGGCGCGGACGCGATCCTCGTCACCCACGAGCACCCCGACCACTTCGACGAGTTCCGGTTGCGCGCTGCGATGGAGGACAACCCGGCCGCCGAGCTCTGGACCCTGAAGTCGGTCGCGGAGAAGATCTCGGCCGCCTTCCCCGGCCGCGTCCACACCGTCGGCCACGGCGACACCTTCACCGCCGCGGGCTTCGACGTCCAGGTCCACGGCGAACTGCACGCGGTGATCCACCCGGACATCCCGCGCATCACCAACGTCGGCTACCTCGTCGACGGCGGCAGGGTCTTCCACCCCGGCGACGCCCTCACCGTCCCCGACCACCCGGTGCAGACGCTGATGCTCCCCGTGATGGCCCCCTGGAGCAAGATCTCCGAGGTCATCGACTACGTCCGCGAGGTGCGGCCGCAGCGCGCCTACGACATCCACGACGCCCTCCTCACCGACCTGGCCCGTCCGATCTACGACCGCCAGATCGGGCACCTCGGCGGCGCGCAGCACCTGCGGCTGACGCCGGGGGAGTCCGCCGAGGTCTGA
- a CDS encoding exodeoxyribonuclease III codes for MRIATWNVNSITARLPRLLAWLESSGTDVLCLQEAKVAEEQFPSEQLRELGYESAVHATGRWNGVAVLSRVGIEDVVKGVPGDPGFDGSVEPRAISATCGPLRVWSVYVPNGREVDHPHYAYKLQWFEALKAAVAGDAAGSRPFAVMGDYNVAPTDDDVFDPAFFEGSTHVTPAERAALASLRETGLSDVVPRPLKYDHPFTYWDYRQLSFPKNRGMRIDLVYANAPFAKAVSDAYVDREERKGKGASDHAPVVVDLDV; via the coding sequence ATGCGCATCGCGACCTGGAACGTGAACTCGATCACCGCCCGCCTGCCGAGGCTCCTGGCCTGGCTGGAGAGCAGCGGCACGGACGTGCTGTGCCTCCAGGAGGCCAAGGTCGCCGAGGAGCAGTTCCCCTCGGAGCAACTGCGCGAGCTGGGCTACGAGTCGGCGGTGCACGCGACCGGCCGGTGGAACGGCGTGGCGGTGCTCTCGCGTGTCGGCATCGAGGACGTCGTCAAGGGCGTGCCCGGCGACCCCGGGTTCGACGGCTCGGTGGAGCCCCGCGCCATCTCGGCGACGTGCGGCCCGCTCCGCGTCTGGTCGGTCTACGTGCCGAACGGCCGTGAGGTCGACCACCCGCACTACGCCTACAAGCTCCAGTGGTTCGAGGCCCTCAAGGCGGCCGTCGCCGGTGACGCGGCGGGCAGCCGCCCCTTCGCAGTGATGGGCGACTACAACGTGGCGCCGACGGACGACGACGTCTTCGACCCCGCCTTCTTCGAGGGCTCCACCCATGTCACCCCCGCCGAGCGCGCCGCGCTGGCCTCCCTGCGCGAGACGGGCCTGTCCGACGTGGTCCCGCGGCCCCTCAAGTACGACCACCCGTTCACGTACTGGGACTACCGCCAGCTCTCCTTCCCGAAGAACCGCGGCATGCGCATCGACCTGGTGTACGCCAACGCGCCCTTCGCGAAGGCGGTCAGCGACGCGTACGTGGACCGCGAGGAGCGCAAGGGCAAGGGCGCCTCGGACCACGCCCCCGTCGTCGTGGACCTGGACGTCTAG
- a CDS encoding SGNH/GDSL hydrolase family protein, whose translation MRRCVRGILVVLTLCGSLVPTVSAQAAERGRAAPVPLERLFDNVAVSDDSRPREADFDGSGASLSARDLTAAGWTPGRALTVQGARLTWPKRRPGEPDNVRAAGQDVRVTGRGDALAFLVAGTAGTEVGGPGTVRYANGTRSGYRLTAPDWRTGPLATKAVALPHINTPGGQLDRQARLYVVTVPLVRGHAVKSVRLPSATGLHVFAVSVRSATQGWTGSWTTATGGYAAVGPWTGRTLRLVVHTSLGGPRVRMRFDNTFAAAPVRIGSATVAVQASGAAARGTPVALSFGGAAGVAIPAGGQAYSDPLGFSVPADANLLISFHLPGTVAAAPVHGLAQQRSYVSEPGDHAVDAAAGAYTSVITRWPLLAGVDVSGGPGSVVLLGDSITDGDKSTVDANRRWPNVLAGRLLKQGTVPSYGVLNLGISGNRVVTDRYPGDGVSTDTAGVSALHRFDRDVLAQPSARTAVVFEGVNDLRWGTSAEAVVAGLRELAARGHARGLRMLAATILPCEGEARCTAAVDAERVAVNEWIRGGGAFDAVLDFDAVVRDPQRPSRILPAYDSGDRLHPGDAGLAALADSVDLGLLRP comes from the coding sequence GTGCGCCGATGTGTCCGGGGGATCCTGGTCGTCCTGACCCTGTGCGGGTCGCTGGTGCCGACGGTGTCGGCGCAGGCCGCCGAGCGGGGGCGGGCGGCACCGGTGCCGCTGGAGCGGCTGTTCGACAACGTGGCCGTCAGCGACGACAGCCGGCCCCGGGAGGCCGACTTCGACGGCTCCGGCGCCTCCCTGTCGGCGCGGGACCTCACGGCCGCGGGCTGGACGCCCGGCCGCGCGCTCACCGTGCAGGGCGCCCGGCTGACCTGGCCGAAGCGCCGGCCCGGCGAGCCGGACAACGTCCGCGCCGCCGGGCAGGACGTGCGGGTCACGGGGCGCGGGGACGCCCTGGCCTTCCTGGTGGCGGGCACCGCCGGCACGGAGGTGGGCGGCCCGGGCACGGTCAGGTACGCGAACGGCACCCGCTCCGGGTACCGGCTGACCGCGCCCGACTGGCGCACCGGGCCGCTCGCGACCAAGGCGGTGGCCCTGCCGCACATCAACACGCCCGGCGGCCAACTCGACCGGCAGGCCCGCCTGTACGTGGTGACGGTGCCGCTGGTGCGGGGGCACGCGGTGAAGTCGGTCCGGCTGCCGAGCGCGACCGGGCTGCACGTCTTCGCGGTGTCGGTGCGGTCCGCCACGCAGGGCTGGACGGGCAGCTGGACCACGGCCACGGGAGGCTACGCCGCCGTGGGCCCCTGGACGGGCCGGACGTTGCGGCTGGTCGTGCACACGTCCCTGGGCGGGCCCCGGGTGCGGATGCGGTTCGACAACACCTTCGCGGCCGCTCCGGTGCGGATCGGGAGCGCGACGGTCGCGGTGCAGGCGTCGGGCGCGGCCGCGCGGGGCACCCCGGTGGCGCTGTCGTTCGGCGGTGCCGCGGGCGTGGCGATCCCGGCCGGGGGCCAGGCGTACAGCGACCCGCTCGGCTTCTCCGTGCCGGCGGACGCCAATCTGCTGATCAGCTTCCACCTGCCCGGGACGGTGGCCGCGGCGCCGGTGCACGGGCTCGCCCAGCAGCGCTCGTACGTCAGCGAGCCCGGCGACCACGCGGTGGACGCCGCCGCCGGGGCGTACACCTCGGTGATCACCCGCTGGCCGCTGCTCGCCGGGGTCGACGTGAGCGGCGGTCCCGGCTCCGTGGTGCTGCTCGGGGACTCGATCACCGACGGCGACAAGTCCACCGTGGACGCGAACCGGCGCTGGCCGAACGTCCTGGCCGGCCGGCTCCTGAAGCAGGGCACCGTCCCGAGCTACGGCGTGCTGAACCTCGGGATCTCGGGCAATCGAGTGGTCACCGACCGGTACCCCGGCGACGGGGTGTCCACGGACACGGCCGGGGTGAGCGCCCTGCACCGCTTCGACCGGGACGTCCTCGCCCAGCCGTCGGCGCGTACGGCCGTCGTCTTCGAGGGCGTCAACGATCTGCGGTGGGGCACGTCGGCGGAGGCGGTGGTCGCCGGGCTGCGCGAGCTGGCGGCGCGGGGGCACGCCCGGGGGCTGCGGATGCTCGCTGCGACGATCCTGCCCTGCGAGGGCGAGGCGCGGTGCACCGCCGCCGTCGACGCCGAGCGGGTCGCGGTGAACGAGTGGATCCGCGGCGGCGGGGCCTTCGACGCCGTGCTCGACTTCGACGCGGTGGTCCGCGATCCACAGCGGCCGTCCCGGATACTCCCCGCGTACGACAGCGGGGACCGCCTGCACCCGGGCGACGCGGGGCTGGCGGCCTTGGCGGACTCGGTCGACCTGGGGCTGCTGCGGCCCTGA
- a CDS encoding DUF6278 family protein yields MNIPFLGNRRQKVGFPDPAGIAELLAECELLRSQAYREGVRLDDSAASLEALDQLVPRWRDDEETLPWLGNDAGLYLGTVIVRTVPGAAWEIRSDGQPVVRLVSGREFDVVDSGHEWAVNGVPELSQLYAEVAES; encoded by the coding sequence ATGAACATCCCTTTCCTGGGCAACCGGCGCCAGAAGGTCGGGTTCCCCGACCCCGCAGGCATCGCGGAACTCCTCGCCGAGTGCGAACTGCTCCGCTCCCAGGCGTACCGGGAGGGCGTCCGGCTGGACGACTCGGCGGCCTCCCTGGAGGCGCTCGACCAGCTCGTGCCGCGCTGGCGGGACGACGAGGAGACGCTGCCCTGGCTCGGCAACGACGCCGGTCTCTACCTCGGCACCGTCATCGTGCGCACGGTGCCGGGAGCCGCCTGGGAGATCCGGTCCGACGGACAACCGGTCGTGCGACTGGTCTCCGGCCGGGAGTTCGACGTCGTGGACTCCGGCCACGAGTGGGCGGTGAACGGGGTCCCCGAGCTGTCGCAGCTGTACGCCGAAGTCGCGGAGTCGTGA
- a CDS encoding amino acid ABC transporter ATP-binding protein: protein MAVEPLIELRDVNKHFGELHVLQDINLTVGRGEVVVVIGPSGSGKSTLCRAINRLETIESGEIVLDGQPLPAEGKPLARLRADVGMVFQAFNLFAHKTVLQNLSLGQVKVRGRKKEDADKRSHELLDRVGVADQADKYPAQLSGGQQQRVAIARALAMEPKAMLFDEPTSALDPEMINEVLEVMKQLARDGMTMIVVTHEMGFARSAANRVVFMSDGRIVEDRSPDEFFTNPSSDRAKDFLSKILKH, encoded by the coding sequence ATGGCCGTCGAGCCGCTGATCGAGCTGCGTGACGTCAACAAGCACTTCGGGGAGCTGCATGTCCTGCAGGACATCAACCTCACCGTCGGCCGGGGGGAGGTGGTCGTGGTCATCGGCCCCTCGGGGTCGGGAAAGTCGACCCTCTGCCGGGCGATCAACCGGCTGGAGACCATCGAGTCCGGAGAGATCGTCCTCGACGGGCAGCCGCTGCCGGCGGAGGGCAAGCCCCTGGCCAGGCTGCGCGCCGATGTCGGGATGGTCTTCCAGGCGTTCAACCTCTTCGCCCACAAGACCGTCCTGCAGAACCTCTCCCTGGGGCAGGTCAAGGTCCGCGGACGCAAGAAGGAGGACGCCGACAAGCGCTCCCATGAACTCCTCGACCGGGTCGGCGTCGCCGACCAGGCGGACAAGTACCCGGCGCAGCTCTCCGGCGGCCAGCAGCAGCGCGTGGCCATCGCCCGCGCCCTGGCCATGGAGCCCAAGGCGATGCTCTTCGACGAGCCGACCTCGGCCCTCGACCCGGAGATGATCAACGAGGTGCTGGAGGTCATGAAGCAACTGGCCCGCGACGGCATGACCATGATCGTCGTCACGCACGAGATGGGCTTCGCCCGGTCGGCCGCCAACCGGGTCGTCTTCATGTCCGACGGCCGGATCGTCGAGGACCGCAGCCCCGACGAGTTCTTCACCAACCCGAGCAGTGACCGCGCCAAGGACTTCCTCTCCAAGATCCTCAAGCACTGA
- a CDS encoding alpha/beta fold hydrolase, which translates to MGPHRKALRTTAVGAVSATLVAGTALGFAPTAQAAPNPVRFVDIAGDGGTVLKANVVTPAGARGTDRYPLLVMPTSWGLPQVEYLAQAQKLADSGYVVVTYNVRGFWQSGGEIEVAGPPDIADASKVIDWALTHTPADAGHIGMAGVSYGAGISLLTAAHDKRIKAVASLSGWADLIGSIYAGRTQHLQAAALLDGASVVTGRQSAELRQTFNDFYGSNLAKEPELVAWGKKRSAATYVDRINENGAAIMLANAWGDSVFPPNQYADFYEKLTGPKRLEMRPGDHATAELTGLFGLPNDVWKDTERWFDHYLRGEDNGIDREQPVQLKSRSTGGYEGYPDWKSAGATDRKIALGGSKTIRANVNSGADGGVVFLSSILDQVAQLPPMASIPLLPRRWAAVWQSEKSATAQQVRGTTRLHTTLTPTKESGTLVAYLYDVGPLGLGKLVTHAPYTFHGRTPGKPFGVDLELYSTAYDVPAGHRLALVVDTVDPLYIEHNPSGAQLTFSSPANDPSYVSVPLREQ; encoded by the coding sequence GTGGGACCCCACCGCAAGGCTCTGCGCACCACCGCCGTAGGCGCCGTCTCGGCGACCCTGGTCGCCGGAACCGCCCTCGGATTCGCCCCCACCGCGCAGGCGGCGCCCAACCCCGTCCGCTTCGTCGACATCGCCGGCGACGGCGGCACCGTCCTCAAGGCCAACGTCGTGACCCCGGCCGGCGCCCGCGGCACCGACCGCTACCCGCTGCTCGTCATGCCCACGAGCTGGGGCCTGCCCCAGGTCGAGTACCTGGCCCAGGCACAGAAACTCGCCGACTCCGGGTACGTCGTGGTCACGTACAACGTGCGCGGTTTCTGGCAGTCGGGCGGCGAGATAGAAGTGGCGGGACCACCCGACATCGCCGACGCGTCGAAGGTCATCGACTGGGCGCTCACCCACACCCCCGCGGACGCCGGGCACATCGGCATGGCGGGCGTCTCCTACGGCGCGGGCATCAGCCTGCTCACCGCCGCGCACGACAAGCGGATCAAGGCGGTCGCCTCGCTCAGCGGCTGGGCCGACCTGATCGGCTCGATCTACGCCGGGCGCACCCAGCACCTCCAGGCCGCCGCCCTGCTGGACGGCGCGAGCGTGGTGACGGGCCGCCAGAGCGCGGAACTCCGGCAGACCTTCAACGACTTCTACGGCTCCAACCTGGCGAAGGAGCCGGAACTCGTCGCCTGGGGGAAGAAACGTTCCGCTGCGACCTACGTCGACCGGATCAACGAGAACGGCGCGGCGATCATGCTCGCCAACGCCTGGGGCGACAGCGTCTTCCCGCCCAACCAGTACGCCGACTTCTACGAGAAGCTGACCGGCCCGAAGCGGCTGGAGATGCGGCCCGGCGACCACGCCACGGCCGAACTGACCGGCCTGTTCGGGCTGCCCAACGACGTGTGGAAGGACACCGAGCGCTGGTTCGACCACTACCTCAGGGGCGAGGACAACGGCATCGACCGCGAGCAGCCCGTCCAGCTCAAGTCCCGTTCCACGGGCGGCTACGAGGGCTACCCGGACTGGAAGTCGGCCGGGGCGACGGACCGCAAGATCGCCCTCGGAGGCTCGAAGACGATCCGCGCGAACGTGAACTCGGGGGCGGACGGTGGTGTCGTCTTCCTGTCCAGCATCCTCGACCAGGTGGCTCAGCTGCCGCCCATGGCCTCGATCCCGCTGCTCCCCCGCCGCTGGGCCGCCGTCTGGCAGTCGGAGAAGTCGGCCACGGCCCAACAGGTGCGGGGGACGACCAGGTTGCACACGACCCTCACCCCGACCAAGGAGAGCGGCACCCTCGTCGCCTACCTGTACGACGTGGGGCCGCTCGGCCTCGGCAAGCTGGTCACCCACGCGCCGTACACCTTCCACGGGCGCACCCCCGGAAAGCCGTTCGGCGTCGACCTGGAGCTGTACTCCACGGCCTATGACGTCCCGGCCGGGCATCGCCTCGCCCTGGTCGTCGACACGGTCGACCCGCTCTACATCGAGCACAACCCGTCCGGCGCGCAGCTGACCTTCTCCTCACCGGCGAACGACCCGTCGTACGTGTCGGTTCCGCTGCGCGAGCAGTGA
- the ggt gene encoding gamma-glutamyltransferase, with amino-acid sequence MRRPVARNLTVLAVSAAVVVSVGAAAPPPAAQSTGGGKTPLAVGYGGAVSSVDPDASAAGIEVLRKGGNAVDAAVATAAALGVTEPYSAGIGGGGYFVYYDAKSRTVRTIDGRETAPLTADENLFTENGKPLAFAEAVSSGLSVGTPGTPATWQTALDRWGSKPLASVLKPAERLARDGFTVDETFRSQTASNETRFRYFPDTADLFLPGGQLPVVGSTFKNPDLARTYAELGRKGVDALYHGRLGRDIVDTVNKPPVDPGSGWNARPGDLSAKDLAAYRTKVQAPTRTTYRGLGVYSMAPSSSGGTTVGEALNILERTDLSKASKARYLHRFIEASRIAFADRGRWVGDPAFEDVPTKELLSQRFADSRECLIKDDAVLSSPVPPGDPRHPERCGSGGTAAPTTYEGDSTTHLTVADKWGNVVAYTLTIEQTGGSGITVPGRGFILNNELTDFSFTPANPAVHDPNLPGPGKRPRSSISPTIVLDRHHQPVVALGSPGGATIITTVLQTLTGFVDRGLPLVDAIAAPRASQRNAAQTELEPGLYDSALRQQLEAIGHSFKVNPEIGAATGVQRLPGGKWLAAAETVRRGGGSAMVVRPVR; translated from the coding sequence ATGCGTCGCCCTGTCGCACGGAATCTGACGGTCCTGGCGGTTTCGGCCGCCGTGGTGGTGTCGGTGGGAGCGGCGGCGCCGCCACCCGCCGCGCAGAGCACCGGGGGTGGGAAAACCCCGCTGGCCGTCGGCTACGGGGGCGCCGTCTCCAGCGTCGACCCGGACGCCTCCGCCGCCGGGATCGAGGTCCTGAGGAAGGGCGGCAACGCCGTCGACGCGGCCGTCGCCACGGCCGCCGCGCTCGGCGTCACCGAGCCCTACTCCGCCGGCATCGGCGGGGGCGGCTACTTCGTGTACTACGACGCCAAGTCCCGCACGGTACGCACCATCGACGGCCGCGAGACCGCCCCGCTGACCGCCGACGAGAACCTGTTCACCGAGAACGGCAAGCCCCTGGCCTTCGCCGAGGCCGTCAGCAGCGGCCTGAGCGTCGGCACCCCGGGCACGCCCGCCACCTGGCAGACGGCTCTCGACCGGTGGGGCAGCAAGCCGCTGGCGAGTGTCCTGAAGCCGGCCGAGCGGCTGGCGCGCGACGGTTTCACGGTCGACGAGACCTTCCGCTCGCAGACGGCGTCCAACGAGACCCGCTTCCGCTACTTCCCGGACACCGCCGACCTGTTCCTGCCGGGTGGCCAACTCCCCGTCGTCGGCTCCACCTTCAAGAACCCCGACCTCGCCCGTACGTACGCGGAGCTGGGACGCAAGGGCGTCGACGCGCTCTACCACGGCCGGCTCGGCCGGGACATCGTCGACACCGTCAACAAGCCGCCGGTGGACCCCGGCTCCGGCTGGAACGCCCGGCCCGGCGACCTGTCCGCCAAGGACCTGGCCGCCTACCGCACCAAGGTCCAGGCACCCACCAGGACCACGTACCGGGGCCTCGGCGTCTACTCCATGGCGCCGTCCTCCTCCGGAGGCACGACGGTCGGGGAGGCGCTCAACATCCTGGAGCGGACCGACCTGTCGAAGGCGAGCAAAGCCCGCTATCTGCACCGCTTCATCGAGGCCAGCCGGATCGCGTTCGCGGACCGGGGGCGCTGGGTCGGTGACCCGGCCTTCGAGGACGTGCCGACGAAGGAACTGCTGTCGCAGCGGTTCGCCGACTCGCGCGAGTGCCTCATCAAGGACGACGCCGTGCTCTCCAGCCCGGTACCGCCGGGCGATCCGCGTCATCCTGAGCGGTGTGGCTCCGGTGGTACGGCCGCGCCGACGACGTACGAGGGCGACAGCACCACGCACCTGACGGTGGCGGACAAGTGGGGCAACGTCGTCGCCTACACCCTCACCATCGAGCAGACCGGCGGCAGTGGGATCACCGTCCCCGGGCGGGGGTTCATCCTCAACAACGAGCTGACGGACTTCTCCTTCACCCCTGCCAACCCCGCGGTGCACGACCCGAACCTGCCGGGGCCGGGCAAGCGCCCGCGGTCGTCGATCTCGCCGACCATCGTGCTGGACCGGCACCATCAGCCCGTGGTGGCGCTGGGATCGCCGGGTGGCGCGACGATCATCACGACCGTTCTGCAGACGCTCACCGGGTTCGTCGACCGGGGGCTGCCGCTGGTCGACGCGATCGCCGCGCCCCGGGCCAGTCAGCGCAACGCCGCGCAGACCGAGCTGGAGCCGGGGCTGTACGACAGTGCCCTGAGGCAGCAGCTGGAGGCCATCGGGCACTCCTTCAAGGTCAACCCCGAGATCGGTGCGGCTACGGGTGTTCAGCGGCTGCCGGGCGGTAAGTGGCTGGCAGCCGCTGAGACCGTGCGGCGAGGCGGGGGGTCGGCGATGGTGGTGCGGCCTGTGCGTTGA
- a CDS encoding ATP-dependent Clp protease ATP-binding subunit → MSSGFTSPEGYGSDPFGEFLARFFGGPRPGPRQIDLGRLLSQPARELVRGAAQYAAEHGSRDLDTQHLLRAALATEPTRTLLSKAGANPDSLASQIDDRSGPAQHRPDDAPPPTALSLTPAAKRALLDAHDMARARGYGYIGPEHVLSALASNPDSAAGHILNAARFAPSEPPEAQEVPQSERPRPTNTPTLDKYGRDLTELARQGRIDPVIGRDQEIEQTVEVLSRRGKNNPVLIGDAGVGKTAVVEGLAQRISEADVPDVLIGRRVVALDLTGVVAGTRYRGDFEERMNNIVGEIRAHSDQLIIFIDELHTVVGAGSGGGDGSSMDAGNILKPALARGELHIVGATTLEEYRRIEKDAALARRFQPIMVPEPTPADAIEILRGLQDRYEAHHQVRYTDEALVSAVELSDRYLSDRRLPDKAIDLIDQAGARVRLRARTKGTDVRALERELEQLTRDKDQAVADEQYEQATQLRDRIVDVKQRITEAGGDSEVDEGQDLVVGAESIAEVVSRQTGIPVSSLTQEEKDRLLGLEEHLHERVVGQDEAVRVVSDAVLRSRAGLAAPDRPIGSFLFLGPTGVGKTELARALAEVLFGSEDRMVRLDMSEYQERHTVSRLIGAPPGYVGHEEAGQLTEVVRRHPYSLLLLDEVEKAHPDVFNILLQVLDDGRLTDSQGRTVDFSNTVIVMTSNLGSEAITRRGATTGFAAGGADADEEARREQILRPLREHFRPEFLNRIDEIVVFRQLTTEQLRRITNLLLDRTRSLVQHKGVTVTFTDRAVEWLADRGYQPEYGARPLRRTIQREVDNELSRLLLDGRVEEGGRVTVDTADGHLTFQTPSSAAPS, encoded by the coding sequence ATGAGCAGCGGCTTCACCAGCCCGGAGGGCTACGGCTCGGATCCCTTCGGAGAATTCCTCGCACGCTTCTTCGGCGGACCGCGCCCCGGTCCTCGGCAGATCGATCTCGGGCGGCTGCTCAGCCAGCCGGCCCGGGAGCTCGTCCGCGGCGCCGCCCAGTACGCCGCCGAGCACGGCAGCCGGGACCTCGACACGCAGCATCTGCTGCGAGCGGCGCTCGCCACCGAGCCCACGCGCACCCTGCTCAGCAAGGCCGGTGCCAACCCCGACTCACTGGCGTCGCAGATCGACGACCGCTCGGGACCGGCCCAGCACAGGCCGGACGACGCCCCGCCACCGACCGCGCTCTCCCTCACCCCGGCCGCCAAGCGGGCCCTGCTGGACGCGCACGACATGGCCCGGGCCCGTGGCTACGGCTACATCGGCCCGGAGCACGTGCTCAGCGCTCTGGCGTCCAACCCCGACTCGGCCGCCGGGCACATCCTCAACGCGGCCCGCTTCGCGCCCTCCGAACCGCCCGAGGCGCAGGAGGTCCCCCAGTCGGAGCGTCCGCGCCCGACGAACACCCCGACCCTCGACAAGTACGGCCGTGACCTCACCGAGCTGGCCCGGCAGGGCCGGATCGACCCGGTGATCGGCCGGGACCAGGAGATCGAGCAGACCGTCGAGGTCCTCTCCCGGCGCGGCAAGAACAACCCGGTGCTGATCGGTGACGCGGGGGTCGGCAAGACGGCCGTCGTGGAGGGGCTCGCGCAGCGCATCTCCGAGGCGGACGTGCCCGACGTGCTGATCGGGCGCCGCGTGGTCGCCCTGGACCTCACGGGTGTGGTCGCGGGCACCCGCTACCGGGGTGACTTCGAGGAGCGGATGAACAACATCGTGGGCGAGATCCGCGCCCACTCCGACCAGTTGATCATCTTCATCGACGAGCTGCACACGGTCGTGGGCGCCGGTTCCGGTGGCGGCGACGGCAGCTCGATGGACGCCGGCAACATCCTCAAGCCGGCCCTGGCCCGGGGCGAGCTGCACATCGTGGGCGCCACCACGCTGGAGGAGTACCGCCGGATCGAGAAGGACGCGGCGCTGGCCCGCCGATTCCAGCCGATCATGGTGCCGGAACCGACGCCCGCGGACGCGATCGAGATCCTGCGCGGCCTCCAGGACCGCTACGAGGCCCACCACCAGGTCCGCTACACCGACGAGGCACTGGTGAGCGCCGTGGAGCTGTCGGACCGCTACCTCTCCGACCGCCGCCTGCCCGACAAGGCGATCGACCTGATCGACCAGGCCGGTGCCCGGGTGCGGCTGCGGGCGCGGACCAAGGGCACGGACGTACGGGCCCTGGAGCGGGAGCTGGAGCAGCTGACCCGGGACAAGGACCAAGCCGTCGCGGACGAACAGTACGAGCAGGCCACCCAGTTGCGTGACCGCATCGTGGACGTGAAGCAGCGGATCACCGAGGCCGGCGGCGACAGCGAGGTCGACGAGGGCCAGGACCTGGTGGTCGGGGCCGAGTCGATCGCCGAGGTGGTGTCCCGGCAGACGGGCATCCCGGTCAGCAGCCTCACCCAGGAGGAGAAGGACCGCCTGCTGGGCCTGGAGGAGCACCTGCACGAGCGGGTGGTCGGCCAGGACGAGGCCGTGCGGGTCGTCTCGGACGCGGTGCTGCGCTCCCGCGCCGGGCTGGCGGCCCCCGACCGCCCGATCGGCAGCTTCCTGTTCCTCGGCCCGACGGGCGTCGGCAAGACCGAACTGGCCCGGGCGCTCGCCGAGGTGCTGTTCGGCAGCGAGGACCGCATGGTCCGGCTCGACATGAGCGAGTACCAGGAGCGCCACACCGTCAGCCGGCTGATCGGCGCCCCGCCCGGCTACGTGGGCCACGAGGAGGCGGGCCAGCTCACCGAGGTCGTGCGCCGCCACCCGTACTCGCTGCTGCTGCTGGACGAGGTGGAGAAGGCTCACCCGGACGTCTTCAACATCCTGCTCCAGGTCCTCGACGACGGCCGGCTGACCGACTCCCAGGGCCGCACGGTGGACTTCAGCAACACGGTCATCGTGATGACGAGCAACCTCGGCTCCGAGGCCATCACCCGCCGGGGCGCCACGACGGGCTTCGCCGCGGGCGGCGCCGACGCGGACGAGGAGGCCCGCCGCGAACAGATCCTGCGGCCCCTGCGCGAGCACTTCCGCCCCGAGTTCCTCAACCGCATCGACGAGATCGTCGTCTTCCGCCAGCTCACCACGGAGCAACTGCGCCGGATCACCAACCTCCTACTGGACCGCACCCGGTCCCTCGTCCAGCACAAGGGCGTCACGGTGACCTTCACCGACCGCGCGGTGGAATGGCTGGCCGACCGCGGCTACCAGCCGGAGTACGGCGCCCGCCCGCTCCGCCGCACCATCCAACGCGAGGTGGACAACGAACTGTCACGCCTGCTGCTGGACGGCAGGGTGGAGGAGGGTGGCCGTGTCACGGTGGACACGGCGGACGGCCACTTGACGTTCCAGACACCGAGTTCGGCAGCGCCCTCTTAA